In Pseudoalteromonas sp. NC201, a single window of DNA contains:
- a CDS encoding winged helix-turn-helix domain-containing protein, whose protein sequence is MLHFLQFRFDPNVSCLYRDAEQVPLRPRVAQLLAYFLAHPNQIVTRETLLSTLWQHGEFREAALTQSITELRQALKDNAQQPTFIKTIPQQGYQWICPVESRTFSTFKLTTTIKAMLVVGAGAVALSGVAASVYLVSSSAPVVTRIQAEQDSLIIVPMVNETGVQANAWWGYALEAALRQHLQSHYQLVPRSQYPELAENSAINQLTLSLKPIQQRFLLSVTYGDKQSEIIVEQLDESFEAIATEVIAQLALDIDTKTAKKSSLNLAMNDYYRGVQALNEQGPQLAKAYFEAAVAQMPEHLESQMELAQICWQLGDIDSATRRFEQISLSTASIATRARYHLYYGEFFKAQGLHQQALQQAQLALDAAEQSQQVELIAMAYQLKADAFWVLQRWDEYQQAMSSAHVLIGSRSFAYSEAQRSFYLANPPAAGPAEKTLLNLEKSKPVLAQAIAYYEQTKQTMNLIKALFAYGQNYLVPVVESEPSLLKALALAQKNGYHYLEKQILTYLGFYYIQLHQGEKALRYLKDINGEPRFIPSYEQQQLLIGMAHMDIALQTGDTDAMQSAITQYQMLLESDYISSVTRANVKLLLGWTWIKAGKLELAEPLTIEAMQDYQTLQLQEVETYALYTQMYIHLLRNEPQQALEIITAHQHTNSHLLLLYGVVAADMLNEEALQKRFSDKLAGLENSQLLQQQLLQIHQQSSINKRFIAELIDAPYSVYCQSKWTIN, encoded by the coding sequence GTGCTGCACTTTCTTCAATTCCGCTTCGATCCAAATGTCTCGTGTTTATATCGTGATGCTGAGCAAGTGCCACTGAGGCCGAGAGTCGCGCAGCTGTTGGCTTATTTTTTAGCCCATCCAAATCAGATTGTTACACGTGAAACATTGCTCAGCACGTTGTGGCAACACGGTGAGTTTAGAGAAGCTGCACTAACACAAAGTATCACTGAGCTAAGACAAGCCCTCAAAGATAACGCCCAGCAACCCACCTTTATTAAAACCATACCACAGCAAGGTTATCAGTGGATTTGTCCTGTTGAGAGCCGCACATTTAGCACATTCAAACTCACTACAACAATAAAAGCGATGCTTGTCGTTGGCGCTGGCGCTGTTGCGTTAAGTGGAGTCGCAGCGAGTGTTTACCTCGTTTCTAGTTCAGCACCCGTTGTCACTCGTATACAAGCTGAGCAAGACTCGTTAATCATTGTGCCAATGGTGAATGAGACAGGTGTACAAGCCAATGCGTGGTGGGGTTATGCGCTTGAAGCAGCATTGAGACAACATTTACAGTCTCATTATCAATTAGTACCGCGAAGTCAATATCCTGAGCTTGCAGAGAATAGTGCGATTAATCAGCTCACGCTTTCACTAAAGCCGATACAACAGCGTTTTTTACTCAGTGTTACTTATGGAGATAAGCAAAGCGAGATAATTGTTGAACAGTTAGATGAGAGCTTTGAAGCGATTGCAACAGAGGTTATTGCGCAGTTAGCGCTAGATATTGACACTAAAACCGCCAAAAAATCATCCTTAAATCTAGCAATGAATGACTATTACCGCGGCGTGCAAGCATTGAATGAACAGGGACCTCAACTAGCAAAGGCATATTTTGAGGCGGCTGTGGCACAAATGCCGGAACATCTAGAAAGTCAGATGGAGCTTGCGCAAATTTGTTGGCAGCTCGGTGATATTGATTCTGCCACCCGTCGATTCGAACAGATTTCACTAAGTACAGCTTCAATCGCGACTCGTGCTCGCTACCACCTCTATTACGGAGAGTTTTTCAAGGCACAAGGCTTACATCAGCAAGCGTTGCAGCAAGCTCAGCTTGCCCTCGATGCTGCTGAGCAAAGCCAGCAAGTTGAGTTGATTGCGATGGCATATCAACTCAAAGCAGATGCTTTTTGGGTGTTACAACGTTGGGATGAATACCAGCAAGCGATGAGTTCAGCGCATGTTTTGATAGGCAGTCGATCGTTTGCCTATAGCGAAGCACAGCGGAGTTTCTATCTTGCCAATCCACCAGCGGCTGGTCCCGCTGAAAAAACGTTACTGAACTTAGAGAAGAGTAAACCCGTACTCGCGCAAGCCATTGCCTATTATGAGCAAACAAAGCAGACCATGAATCTAATAAAAGCTTTGTTTGCTTATGGTCAAAATTACTTAGTGCCAGTAGTTGAAAGTGAACCTAGTTTATTAAAAGCCCTCGCTTTAGCTCAGAAAAATGGATATCACTATTTAGAAAAGCAAATACTCACTTACCTAGGATTCTACTATATTCAGCTACATCAGGGAGAGAAGGCGCTACGGTATTTAAAAGACATTAACGGCGAGCCGCGTTTTATTCCAAGCTATGAGCAACAGCAATTACTGATTGGCATGGCGCATATGGATATCGCATTGCAAACGGGTGATACGGATGCAATGCAAAGTGCAATTACGCAATATCAAATGCTGTTAGAAAGCGATTATATTTCTTCGGTGACGCGTGCCAACGTTAAATTGTTACTGGGTTGGACCTGGATCAAAGCGGGCAAGCTCGAATTAGCAGAGCCGTTGACGATTGAAGCAATGCAAGACTATCAAACGTTACAGCTACAAGAAGTTGAGACCTATGCGCTCTATACGCAAATGTATATCCACCTTTTGAGAAACGAGCCTCAACAAGCGCTTGAGATCATTACTGCACATCAACATACCAATTCACATCTTTTGTTGCTTTACGGTGTTGTTGCGGCTGATATGTTAAATGAAGAAGCGCTGCAAAAGCGCTTTTCAGATAAATTGGCCGGACTCGAAAACAGCCAATTATTACAGCAACAGTTGCTGCAAATACACCAGCAAAGCAGCATCAATAAGCGCTTTATTGCTGAGCTTATCGATGCCCCTTACAGCGTCTATTGTCAGAGTAAATGGACGATAAATTAG
- the mnmE gene encoding tRNA uridine-5-carboxymethylaminomethyl(34) synthesis GTPase MnmE, with amino-acid sequence MIAQDTIAAQATAPGRGGVGIIRVSGCKARAVAEQILGKCPKTRYAEYLPFNTLAGEQLDQGIALFFQGPNSFTGEDVLELQGHGGPVVLDMLLKEISKIEQVRLAKPGEFSERAFMNDKLDLTQAEAIADLINATSEQAAKSALHSLQGDFSKHINTLVEKVIHLRMYVEAAIDFPDEEIDFLSDGKVSGDLEAIIQQLAEVRKQAKQGSIMREGMRVVIAGRPNAGKSSLLNALAGREAAIVTDIAGTTRDVLREHIHIDGMPLHIIDTAGLRESPDKVEQIGIERAWEEIRGADHVLFMVDGTETHETDPAKIWPDFIEQLPQGMEITVIRNKVDLSGEAVGATTSDGHTLIRLSAKDIQGIDLLREHLKACIGFTGATEGGFMARRRHLDALERAAEHLEIGQTQLEMHIAGEILAEELRLTQQYLNEITGEFTSDDLLGKIFSSFCIGK; translated from the coding sequence ATGATCGCACAAGACACCATAGCAGCACAGGCTACCGCACCGGGTCGCGGTGGCGTTGGTATTATTCGAGTTTCAGGGTGTAAAGCCCGAGCAGTTGCCGAGCAAATCTTAGGTAAATGCCCAAAAACTCGCTATGCCGAATACCTGCCATTCAATACCCTAGCAGGTGAACAACTAGACCAAGGTATTGCATTGTTCTTCCAAGGGCCGAACTCATTCACCGGTGAAGATGTCCTTGAGTTACAAGGCCACGGTGGCCCAGTGGTACTTGATATGCTGTTAAAGGAAATCAGCAAAATTGAGCAAGTGCGCTTGGCAAAGCCTGGTGAGTTCTCAGAACGTGCTTTTATGAACGACAAGCTAGACTTAACGCAAGCAGAAGCTATCGCAGACTTGATCAACGCCACCAGCGAGCAAGCTGCAAAAAGTGCACTACATTCACTACAAGGTGACTTTTCTAAACATATCAATACTTTGGTTGAGAAAGTAATTCATCTGCGCATGTACGTAGAAGCCGCAATTGACTTCCCCGACGAAGAAATCGACTTTCTTTCCGATGGTAAAGTCTCGGGTGACCTAGAAGCCATTATTCAGCAACTCGCAGAAGTGCGTAAACAAGCCAAGCAAGGCAGCATTATGCGTGAAGGCATGCGCGTGGTGATTGCTGGCCGCCCTAATGCTGGTAAATCGTCGCTACTCAATGCCTTAGCAGGCCGTGAAGCCGCGATTGTTACAGACATCGCAGGTACCACACGAGACGTACTACGTGAGCATATTCATATTGATGGCATGCCGCTTCATATTATCGACACGGCAGGACTTCGTGAAAGTCCGGACAAAGTAGAACAAATAGGTATTGAGCGTGCTTGGGAAGAGATCCGCGGCGCCGATCACGTACTATTTATGGTGGATGGCACCGAAACCCACGAAACCGATCCTGCGAAGATCTGGCCTGATTTTATCGAGCAATTACCACAAGGCATGGAAATTACCGTGATCCGCAATAAAGTCGATTTAAGCGGTGAAGCGGTTGGCGCAACAACGAGTGATGGCCATACCCTTATCCGTCTAAGTGCTAAAGATATTCAAGGCATTGATTTATTGAGGGAACACCTAAAAGCCTGTATTGGATTTACTGGTGCAACTGAAGGTGGCTTTATGGCTCGCCGTCGTCACTTAGACGCCCTAGAGCGCGCTGCTGAGCACCTAGAAATAGGTCAAACTCAGCTAGAAATGCATATTGCCGGTGAAATTTTGGCAGAAGAGCTGCGCCTTACCCAGCAATACCTCAATGAGATCACTGGTGAATTCACCTCCGACGACTTGCTGGGCAAAATATTTAGCTCATTTTGTATCGGTAAATAA
- a CDS encoding ParB/RepB/Spo0J family partition protein: protein MSVKKRGLGRGLDALLSSAKPNPSAAAPVPNQQEAVATVSEAPAESAVEQELQRLPIEWLKPGKYQPRKDMSEQALEELASSIRSQGILQPIVVRKVTTQSFEIIAGERRWRAAQLAKQDTVPCLIKDVPDEAAVAIALIENIQREDLNAMEEAIALDRLLNEFELTHQQVADAVGKSRTTVTNLLRLNNLNDDVKILLEHGDIEMGHARCLLALTGEAQSEAARTAVAKGLTVRETEKLVRTILEPVEKKEAKQKDPDVKLLEQQLQENLGAKVEINYNQKGKGKLVISYASLDELDGILGRINSEMNEAD from the coding sequence ATGTCGGTTAAAAAACGTGGTTTAGGCCGAGGGTTGGATGCCCTACTCAGCTCAGCTAAACCTAATCCAAGTGCTGCGGCACCTGTGCCTAATCAACAAGAAGCGGTTGCGACAGTCAGTGAAGCACCTGCCGAATCGGCGGTTGAACAAGAGTTACAACGATTACCTATTGAGTGGCTAAAGCCAGGTAAATATCAGCCGCGTAAAGATATGTCTGAACAGGCACTTGAGGAACTGGCGAGTTCGATCCGTTCACAGGGGATTTTACAGCCTATTGTGGTGCGTAAAGTTACCACGCAAAGCTTTGAAATTATTGCCGGTGAGAGACGTTGGCGTGCGGCACAACTGGCAAAGCAAGATACCGTTCCTTGTTTAATCAAAGATGTGCCGGATGAAGCGGCTGTTGCTATTGCCCTTATTGAAAACATTCAGCGTGAAGACCTCAATGCGATGGAAGAAGCAATTGCTCTAGATCGATTGCTTAATGAATTTGAACTCACGCATCAGCAGGTTGCTGATGCGGTGGGTAAATCGCGTACGACGGTCACCAATTTACTTCGTCTCAACAATCTCAACGATGATGTAAAAATCTTGTTGGAACATGGCGACATAGAAATGGGTCATGCTCGTTGTTTACTTGCCCTAACTGGTGAAGCGCAATCTGAAGCAGCAAGAACTGCTGTGGCCAAAGGATTAACCGTAAGAGAAACCGAAAAACTGGTTCGCACCATTTTAGAGCCTGTTGAGAAAAAAGAAGCGAAGCAAAAAGATCCTGATGTGAAGCTGCTTGAACAGCAATTGCAGGAAAACTTAGGCGCAAAAGTTGAGATCAACTATAACCAAAAAGGCAAAGGTAAACTGGTTATTTCCTATGCTAGTCTGGATGAGCTTGATGGTATTTTGGGGCGTATTAACTCTGAAATGAATGAAGCTGACTAA
- a CDS encoding isocitrate lyase/PEP mutase family protein, whose translation MALFTTFNALHQQSAPLFLANCWDPSSALIIEQAGGQAVATTSWGMSNHQGYKDGEQLTFDRVLQTVSAILKVITIPLSVDIEAGYSADLNQIIKHIIQLADLGVAGINIEDKPSHQSSLRDIKAHQALLQAIKQALRHNGFDHFFINARCDLCLQPQWTEATLHERALAYQAAGCDGFFIPGLTDAPTIKRLTALLSIPVNVMLLPGFSDKQALAELGVKRISSGNALSDHVIAQQESVTRRLLEEHAVDFLFEQSVRTTWLSN comes from the coding sequence ATGGCTCTTTTTACAACTTTCAATGCACTACACCAACAATCAGCCCCGCTTTTTCTAGCTAACTGCTGGGATCCATCATCAGCGCTTATCATTGAACAGGCTGGTGGTCAGGCCGTTGCGACAACAAGCTGGGGCATGTCTAATCATCAGGGCTACAAAGATGGAGAACAACTCACATTTGACCGTGTACTACAAACAGTAAGTGCCATCCTTAAGGTGATCACTATTCCATTGAGTGTTGATATTGAGGCAGGCTACAGCGCGGATCTAAATCAGATCATCAAACATATTATCCAATTGGCCGACCTTGGCGTTGCAGGTATCAATATTGAAGACAAGCCCAGTCACCAGAGCAGCTTACGCGATATAAAGGCACACCAAGCGTTATTGCAGGCAATCAAACAAGCTTTACGTCATAATGGTTTCGATCATTTTTTTATTAATGCCCGTTGCGATCTTTGCTTACAACCACAGTGGACTGAAGCGACGCTGCATGAGCGTGCACTCGCCTATCAAGCAGCAGGTTGCGATGGCTTTTTTATTCCCGGTTTAACCGACGCCCCGACGATAAAACGCCTAACAGCCCTGCTTTCAATTCCAGTCAATGTGATGCTGTTGCCCGGATTTAGTGATAAACAGGCGTTAGCAGAGTTAGGAGTCAAACGTATCTCATCGGGTAACGCTCTCAGCGATCATGTGATAGCACAACAAGAATCAGTCACCAGAAGGCTGCTCGAAGAACATGCTGTAGACTTCTTATTTGAGCAATCAGTCCGCACAACTTGGCTGTCAAACTAA
- a CDS encoding ParA family protein encodes MARVIAIANQKGGVGKTTTAVNLAASMAATKRKVLLIDLDPQGNATMGSGVDKYADVATVYDLLIEEAPMDQVITTETSGEYHLIAANGDVTAAEVKLMELFAREVRLRNALETIKDKYEYIFIDCPPSLNMLTVNAMAAADAVLVPMQCEYYALEGLTALMDTITQLGKLVNPGLQIEGILRTMYDPRNRLANDVSEQLKQHFGDKVYRTVIPRNVRLAEAPSFGAPAMYYDRASSGAKAYLALAGEMLRRKEKQAAAVA; translated from the coding sequence GTGGCAAGAGTCATTGCAATAGCAAACCAAAAAGGTGGTGTTGGTAAAACAACCACTGCGGTGAATTTAGCCGCGTCCATGGCGGCGACTAAACGTAAAGTTCTGTTGATCGATCTCGATCCTCAAGGCAATGCAACCATGGGCAGTGGTGTTGATAAATACGCCGATGTCGCAACGGTTTATGATCTATTGATCGAAGAAGCGCCAATGGATCAAGTGATCACCACAGAAACCAGTGGTGAGTATCATTTGATCGCAGCCAATGGGGATGTAACCGCGGCAGAAGTCAAACTGATGGAGTTGTTTGCGCGCGAAGTGAGACTACGCAACGCCCTTGAGACGATAAAAGATAAATATGAGTATATATTCATCGACTGTCCACCTTCATTAAATATGCTAACGGTAAATGCCATGGCTGCCGCCGATGCGGTTTTAGTTCCGATGCAGTGTGAATATTATGCACTGGAGGGATTAACAGCTTTAATGGACACCATTACCCAACTCGGTAAGTTGGTGAATCCAGGATTGCAAATTGAAGGTATTTTGCGCACTATGTACGACCCGCGTAATCGTCTAGCTAACGACGTATCTGAGCAGTTAAAACAACACTTTGGCGATAAAGTGTACCGGACTGTGATCCCTCGTAATGTGCGATTAGCGGAGGCGCCAAGTTTTGGAGCGCCTGCGATGTATTATGATAGAGCATCAAGCGGTGCGAAAGCTTATCTAGCGCTAGCGGGTGAAATGCTAAGACGCAAAGAAAAGCAAGCAGCTGCGGTTGCCTAA
- the rsmG gene encoding 16S rRNA (guanine(527)-N(7))-methyltransferase RsmG, with protein sequence MLLEQLNELLADTSIELSEQQKQQLVEYVQLLDKWNKAYNLTSVRDPKEMMVKHIMDSLVVAPHLTGSNYIDVGTGPGLPGMVLAIARPDINFVLLDSLGKRVRFLMQVKHGLGIENVTPVQSRVEEYQPSVKLDGVLSRAFASLQDMIQWCSHLIDNQGVFLALKGQYPADELEQLPNGVSLSQDISLVVPKLEGERHLIILSKD encoded by the coding sequence GTGTTACTAGAACAATTGAATGAATTACTCGCTGATACCTCTATCGAGCTCAGCGAACAACAAAAGCAGCAGTTGGTCGAATATGTCCAGCTGCTGGATAAATGGAACAAAGCCTACAACCTCACTTCCGTTCGTGACCCAAAAGAAATGATGGTAAAACACATCATGGATTCTTTGGTTGTTGCGCCACACTTAACGGGCAGTAACTATATTGATGTTGGCACCGGACCGGGTTTACCGGGTATGGTTTTAGCGATAGCTAGACCGGACATCAATTTTGTTCTTCTTGATAGCCTTGGTAAAAGAGTTCGATTTTTAATGCAGGTAAAACATGGGCTTGGCATTGAGAATGTTACCCCAGTGCAGTCTCGAGTTGAAGAATATCAGCCAAGTGTTAAATTAGACGGTGTACTCAGCCGTGCTTTTGCATCACTACAAGATATGATCCAGTGGTGTTCACATTTAATCGATAACCAAGGTGTATTCTTAGCACTAAAGGGTCAATACCCTGCGGATGAGCTAGAACAACTACCAAACGGCGTGAGTTTATCGCAAGATATTAGTTTAGTGGTGCCCAAGCTTGAAGGTGAGCGCCATTTAATCATTCTTTCTAAAGATTAA
- the mnmG gene encoding tRNA uridine-5-carboxymethylaminomethyl(34) synthesis enzyme MnmG, with amino-acid sequence MIYHEHFDVIVVGGGHAGTEAALAAARMGMNTLLLTHNMDTLGQMSCNPAIGGIGKGHLVKEIDALGGAMAKAIDKGGIQFRTLNSSKGPAVRATRAQADRALYKAAIQDILQHQENLKIFQQSCDDLIVEGDQVKGVVTQMGLRFSAFSVVLTVGTFLGGQIHIGLENFKGGRAGDPPSIALAERLREMPFRVDRLKTGTPPRIDARTVDFSVMQEQPGDTPTPVFSFMGKVSDHPKQIPCYITYTNEKTHDVIRNNLHRSPMYAGVIEGIGPRYCPSIEDKIVRFADKEKHQIFVEPEGLTSYELYPNGISTSLPFDIQLEIVRSIKGFENAHICRPGYAIEYDFFDPRDLKQSLETKFINGLFFAGQINGTTGYEEAGAQGLIAGMNAALQVQGREAWTPRRDEAYAGVLIDDLATLGTKEPYRMFTSRAEYRLLLREDNADLRLTEKGRELGLVDDERWAAYNDKLEVMEQEAQRLRNTWIHKDHPALEAVNGLLKKPLVREASLEDLIRRPEVNYHDLMAIEGLGSEFDNIPALEQVEIQTKYAGYIARQQDEINKQLRHEEALLPAEFDYSLVSGLSNEVVAKLSDARPQTIGQASRISGITPAAISLLLVYLKKQGLLRKSA; translated from the coding sequence ATGATTTATCATGAACATTTTGATGTCATCGTTGTTGGTGGTGGACACGCAGGCACTGAAGCTGCACTTGCAGCTGCACGTATGGGTATGAATACCTTATTGTTAACACACAATATGGATACCTTAGGCCAAATGTCGTGTAACCCAGCTATTGGTGGGATTGGTAAAGGTCATTTGGTTAAAGAGATCGATGCGCTTGGTGGTGCAATGGCCAAAGCAATCGACAAAGGTGGGATCCAATTTAGAACCCTTAATTCATCGAAAGGCCCTGCGGTACGAGCGACTCGTGCTCAGGCAGATCGCGCATTATATAAAGCGGCGATCCAAGACATTTTGCAACATCAAGAAAACTTAAAGATCTTCCAACAATCTTGTGATGATCTGATTGTTGAAGGTGATCAGGTCAAAGGTGTCGTAACTCAAATGGGTTTACGCTTTAGCGCTTTTTCAGTGGTGCTAACGGTTGGTACTTTCTTGGGTGGCCAGATCCATATTGGTTTAGAAAACTTCAAAGGCGGCCGTGCTGGCGATCCTCCTTCTATCGCTTTGGCTGAGCGTTTACGTGAAATGCCTTTTAGAGTTGATCGACTAAAAACGGGTACACCACCACGTATCGATGCAAGAACGGTTGATTTTTCAGTGATGCAAGAGCAACCAGGCGATACCCCTACTCCGGTTTTCTCGTTTATGGGCAAAGTGTCTGATCATCCAAAACAGATCCCTTGTTATATCACCTATACCAATGAAAAAACCCATGATGTGATCCGTAATAACTTACATCGCTCGCCGATGTATGCTGGCGTGATTGAGGGGATTGGTCCGCGTTACTGTCCTTCCATCGAAGATAAAATTGTGCGTTTTGCTGATAAAGAAAAGCATCAGATCTTCGTAGAACCTGAAGGCTTAACGTCGTACGAGCTGTATCCAAATGGTATCTCCACCAGCTTACCATTTGATATCCAACTGGAGATCGTGCGTTCAATTAAAGGCTTTGAGAATGCGCATATTTGTCGTCCTGGTTATGCAATTGAGTACGACTTCTTCGATCCTCGAGACCTAAAGCAATCATTAGAAACTAAGTTTATCAATGGCTTATTCTTTGCAGGTCAAATAAACGGTACAACCGGTTATGAAGAAGCTGGTGCCCAAGGTTTGATTGCGGGTATGAACGCAGCTCTTCAAGTTCAAGGCCGTGAAGCATGGACACCGCGCCGTGATGAAGCTTATGCCGGTGTGTTGATTGACGACTTAGCAACGCTTGGTACAAAAGAACCTTATCGTATGTTTACCTCTCGTGCTGAATACCGTTTGTTACTACGTGAAGACAATGCGGATTTACGTCTAACGGAAAAAGGTCGCGAATTAGGTTTAGTTGACGATGAACGCTGGGCTGCATACAACGACAAGCTTGAAGTTATGGAACAAGAAGCACAGCGTCTGCGCAATACTTGGATCCATAAAGATCACCCTGCACTTGAAGCGGTAAATGGATTATTGAAAAAACCACTGGTACGCGAAGCCAGTCTTGAAGATCTGATCCGCCGTCCAGAGGTTAATTATCACGACCTGATGGCAATCGAAGGATTAGGATCTGAGTTTGATAATATTCCAGCCCTTGAACAGGTTGAGATCCAAACTAAGTACGCCGGTTACATTGCGCGTCAACAAGATGAGATTAATAAACAGCTTCGTCATGAAGAGGCATTACTGCCTGCTGAGTTTGATTATAGCCTGGTAAGCGGCCTGTCAAATGAGGTTGTGGCAAAGCTGAGTGATGCTCGTCCACAAACGATTGGCCAAGCTTCACGTATTTCTGGTATCACCCCTGCTGCTATTTCGCTATTATTAGTGTATCTGAAAAAGCAAGGGCTATTACGTAAGTCGGCGTAA
- the mioC gene encoding FMN-binding protein MioC codes for MQTLDLIVGSQMGSAEYVAEQLMESLESQGYTVNLHEKPELEACQQALWLVVTSTYGAGDYPENLLPFISALKASSDLSQLRFAVVGIGDSSYDTFNHAAINLADLLKEKGATQLLDIEKIDVLHPDLPEDTAIAWLPKFVECVA; via the coding sequence ATGCAAACTTTAGATCTTATTGTAGGCAGCCAAATGGGATCAGCTGAATACGTTGCTGAACAGCTTATGGAATCGCTTGAATCTCAAGGTTATACCGTGAATTTGCATGAAAAACCCGAGCTTGAAGCTTGTCAGCAAGCACTTTGGCTGGTGGTGACATCAACCTATGGAGCCGGTGACTATCCAGAAAACTTATTACCTTTTATATCAGCATTAAAAGCGAGCTCGGATCTAAGCCAGTTACGCTTTGCGGTAGTGGGAATTGGTGATTCAAGTTATGACACCTTTAATCATGCAGCTATTAATCTTGCTGATCTACTTAAAGAAAAAGGTGCAACACAGCTGTTAGACATAGAAAAGATCGATGTTTTACACCCAGATCTACCAGAAGATACCGCTATTGCTTGGTTACCTAAGTTTGTTGAATGTGTCGCTTAA